From Grus americana isolate bGruAme1 chromosome 22, bGruAme1.mat, whole genome shotgun sequence, the proteins below share one genomic window:
- the LOC129195604 gene encoding ras-related protein Rab-18-B-like isoform X1, which translates to MDAAGLTLKLVLIGDSAVGNLLLRFTDGAFEPCLTPTIGVDFKVKKVVIDGHAIQLAIWDTAGQERFRTLTPSYYRGAQGVVLVYDVTRKDTFAGLESWLNELEMHTTRSNTVKMLVGNKTDKPDREVERREGLQFARKHSLLFIETSAKTQDGVQHAFEELIIKILQTPGLWDKSTEKRGVQLRESSAQQDKSLCGAFCPLS; encoded by the exons ATGGACGCTGCGGGCCTCACCCTGAAGCTGGTTCTGATCGGGGACAGCGCCGTGGGGAA cctcctgctgagGTTCACTGACGGTGCGTTCGAGCCGTGCCTGACACCCACCATCG GTGTTGATTTTAAAGTGAAGAAAGTGGTGATAGACGGCCATGCGATACAGCTTGCGATATGG gacacagcaggacaggagCGCTTTAGAACGCTGACTCCCAGTTATTACCGAGGAGCTCAAGGGGTTGTCTTAG TGTATGATGTTACAAGAAAAGACACTTTCGCAGGACTAGAGAGCTGGCTGAATGAGCTGGAAATGCATACCACCAGAAGCAACACTGTGAAGATGTTAGTGGGCAATAAAACCGATAAG CCTGATCGTGAAgtagagagaagagaaggactCCAGTTTGCTAGGAAACACTCACTGCTTTTTATAG AGACCAGTGCCAAGACACAGGATGGAGTGCAACATGCCTTTGAGGAACTGATCATAAAGATCCTGCAGACACCAGGTCTTTGGGATAAAAGCACAGAGAAGCGGGGAGTCCAGCTAAGGGAATCTTCAGCACAGCAGGATAAAAGCTTATGTGGTGCATTCTGTCCACTTTCTTAA
- the LOC129195604 gene encoding ras-related protein Rab-18-B-like isoform X2 codes for MDAAGLTLKLVLIGDSAVGKSSLLLRFTDGAFEPCLTPTIGVDFKVKKVVIDGHAIQLAIWDTAGQERFRTLTPSYYRGAQGVVLVYDVTRKDTFAGLESWLNELEMHTTRSNTVKMLVGNKTDKPDREVERREGLQFARKHSLLFIETSAKTQDGVQHAFEELIIKILQTPGLWDKSTEKRGVQLRESSAQQDKSLCGAFCPLS; via the exons ATGGACGCTGCGGGCCTCACCCTGAAGCTGGTTCTGATCGGGGACAGCGCCGTGGGGAAGTCCAG cctcctgctgagGTTCACTGACGGTGCGTTCGAGCCGTGCCTGACACCCACCATCG GTGTTGATTTTAAAGTGAAGAAAGTGGTGATAGACGGCCATGCGATACAGCTTGCGATATGG gacacagcaggacaggagCGCTTTAGAACGCTGACTCCCAGTTATTACCGAGGAGCTCAAGGGGTTGTCTTAG TGTATGATGTTACAAGAAAAGACACTTTCGCAGGACTAGAGAGCTGGCTGAATGAGCTGGAAATGCATACCACCAGAAGCAACACTGTGAAGATGTTAGTGGGCAATAAAACCGATAAG CCTGATCGTGAAgtagagagaagagaaggactCCAGTTTGCTAGGAAACACTCACTGCTTTTTATAG AGACCAGTGCCAAGACACAGGATGGAGTGCAACATGCCTTTGAGGAACTGATCATAAAGATCCTGCAGACACCAGGTCTTTGGGATAAAAGCACAGAGAAGCGGGGAGTCCAGCTAAGGGAATCTTCAGCACAGCAGGATAAAAGCTTATGTGGTGCATTCTGTCCACTTTCTTAA